The Synechococcus sp. RS9909 genomic interval AGGGTTGGCCCTTGGGGGCTCTTCCATTCCCTCCAGCCGTTGGCGGTGCGACCAAGCAAGGCAATGGCAGCTCCGCTTGGGGACTTAAACAAGTGGTCTTTCGGGAACACAAGACGGCCACGGTCATCAGGTTGCATGACTCCGCCGTCTAGCAATCGTTGTCTCCATCGTTCATTCGTCTCCCCGAGGGACGGGGCTGTGTCACCACGGCCGACGGAACCGGCCAATACGACGAAGCCTTCGGCTGTGTAGAGCCCCTTAGCCTCAACTCCGTTGGACGGGCTTCTCAAGCTGAGGACCTCCGCTGGCTCTTCGCTCTGCTTCGGCTTGGCGACAGGGTCAAACAGGGGGAATCCAAGGCTTGAGACAAGGACGCTGCCCGTCTCAAACACTTCAAAGCACTCCGCTTCCAGCGGAGCTGGGGTGTGCGGCCTTGAGCCGCTGTTGCCGTTTTCATCGGCAAAACGACCGGCACCCCGAATCTGCTGGAGGGCATGCCACTCCAGGAACAGCGCGTGGGTCTGCGTGAGGCTGTTGGTCTTGGAGATGAGGACTAAAGCC includes:
- a CDS encoding GIY-YIG nuclease family protein — protein: MTATPKTIQIFLPSGEPHGIRIAEITTRIVQVIEVPRSLLGSFLSMEQSSQVGVYFLIGEDTEDGDRLVYVGQTGDLRSRLTAHNQKKDCWERALVLISKTNSLTQTHALFLEWHALQQIRGAGRFADENGNSGSRPHTPAPLEAECFEVFETGSVLVSSLGFPLFDPVAKPKQSEEPAEVLSLRSPSNGVEAKGLYTAEGFVVLAGSVGRGDTAPSLGETNERWRQRLLDGGVMQPDDRGRLVFPKDHLFKSPSGAAIALLGRTANGWREWKSPQGPTLHQLIREGCTDDQHP